In Pongo abelii isolate AG06213 chromosome 15, NHGRI_mPonAbe1-v2.0_pri, whole genome shotgun sequence, a single window of DNA contains:
- the LOC134759963 gene encoding olfactory receptor 10G2-like yields the protein MGKTKNTSLDTVVTDFILLGLSHPPNLRSLLFLVFFVIYILTQLGNLLILLTVWADLKLRPRPMYILLGVLSFLDMWLSSVIVPRLILDFTPSSKAILFGDCVAQLFFFHFLGSTQCFLYTLMAYDRYLAICQPLRYPVLMNGRLCTVLVAGAWVAVSIHGSIQATLTFRLPYCRPNQVDYFICDIPAVLRLACADTAVNQLVTFVDIEVVAASCFMLILLSYANIVHAILKMGTTDGRRRAFSTCGCHLTVVTVYYVPWIFIYLRPGSKSPLDGAVAVFYTVVTPLLNPLIYTLRNQEVKSALKRITAGRRAVNENK from the coding sequence ATGGGAAAGACCAAAAATACATCGCTGGACACCGTGGTGACAGATTTCATTCTTCTGGGCTTGTCTCACCCCCCAAATCTAAGAAGCCTCCTCTTCCTGGTCTTCTTCGTCATTTACATCCTCACTCAGCTGGGGAACCTGCTCATTCTGCTCACCGTGTGGGCTGACCTGAAGCTCCGTCCTCGCCCCATGTACATTCTTCTGGGAGTGCTCTCATTCCTGGACATGTGGCTCTCCTCAGTCATCGTTCCTCGGCTTATTTTGGATTTTACTCCTTCCAGCAAGGCTATCCTGTTTGGTGACTGTGTGGCTCAACTGTTTTTCTTTCACTTCCTGGGCAGCACCCAGTGCTTCCTCTACACCCTGATGGCCTATGACAGGTACCTGGCAATATGTCAGCCCCTGCGTTACCCAGTGCTCATGAATGGGAGGTTATGCACAGTCCTTGTGGCAGGAGCTTGGGTCGCTGTCTCCATTCATGGGTCTATCCAGGCCACCCTGACCTTCCGCCTGCCCTACTGTAGGCCCAATCAGGTGGATTACTTTATCTGTGACATCCCTGCAGTATTGAGACTGGCCTGTGCTGACACAGCTGTCAATCAGCTTGTGACCTTTGTGGACATCGAGGTAGTGGCTGCCAGTTGCTTCATGTTAATTCTGCTCTCCTATGCCAACATAGTCCATGCCATCCTGAAGATGGGCACCACTGATGGGAGGCGCCGGGCCTTCTCCACCTGTGGCTGCCACCTAACTGTAGTCACAGTCTACTATGTCCCCTGGATTTTCATCTACCTCAGGCCGGGCTCCAAGAGTCCCCTGGATGGGGCAGTGGCTGTGTTTTACACTGTTGTCACTCCATTACTGAACCCCCTCATCTACACACTGAGGAACCAGGAAGTGAAGTCTGCCCTGAAGAGGAT